AAACTCCGTTTTcgtttttcattttctcttctgaTTCCAACTTGTCTGATGAATTAGGCTGCAAAATATATGATAAATTACTGAACTTCCTATTTCTCTTACAGTCAGGAAATACAATCCATATAATCTGCTATAATATGTCTTAAACAATGCTAAAGCGGAAGTGACAAAGACAACAGCTGTACTTTCCATAGTTACTATTCTACAGTCGACACCACCCAGAAGATAATCACTATTTATAAGGAACCTAAGAACTGACCACGAAAGATCGCAAGCACATCAAATGTATCCTTGGAGCTAGCAACTGTCTCCACATGTCGTACCAAGATTTTTTGCGTCTTGAATTCCTCCACTAAAAGATGTCAAAGGCGTGATTAACAATTGTCattaataaatacataaacaggCAAAAATCTTCAAGTCAACATCAAAACATTTACTACACTGAAACTAACTGAACAAACTATTTCAGCACACAAGACATTAAAGGTTTCTAACAGCATGTAATATCATATTCTGCTTTTTGCATAAGTACTCAGTCCATTGCTGCATAGATGTAAAATGTAATGCAGTAGAAGGAGACCTTCAGCGACACTACAGAGTAAACACTATCCTCCAACCATGCTAATTTCTACTTAAGCACTTTGCCACTTGTGTGTTTcagaaaattgattgctcacaGCTCCAATTCTTAAATTCCAAGTCATAGTTTCGATTTAAAGTGTTGTTTATGTTCATAGCTGACAAAATCTAGCATTAGACTCGATAAACGTGTAAAATTGAAGGAGCACAAGAAGTAATTCAATCAAATCgcgaaaaattgaaaataaaaggtAAAGGATAACTAAAAAAGAAACACATTAAACCAAAACGAAATAGTACACGATATAACGCACCTTTACTCGAAGAAGCATCAGATATTGATAGCTTTCCGAAGTCGATCAACGGACGCTTAGCAGGCCTCTCATGGATTTCCAGCCCTAATTGAGGGGCAAAGCTCAAAATCAACAGCTTAGAGAACACAAAGAAACAAAAATTTCGCAACACAGCTACTCACAAAAAGCATCGAGCGCAAACTGAGAAACTTTTCGCTTAACCCTAACAATCACAGGCTTGTCGGCAGTAGGAGGAGCAGAGGAACTCTCCGCCATTATCGTCGGATTCGATCAATTTCGTGAGTTAGGGCTTAAGGTTTTAATCCACATGTATTTGCGGGAGAAATAGACTACAGTtttgaaatttatatttattgccAATGCCTTTCTCCATTTGCTATTTgtcattatttttttactactgaattaatttattactatcatCCACAATAGTTtgatagtataaaattaataaaaccaaAGAGAATGAAAGAAACCAAAGAGAGTTGAGTAATGAGTTGTGAGACGCTTAGAAGTTAGAATcaagagagtggaggagaaaAAAGTTCAAGGAACAAAATGAAACATTGATAAATTAGGGCTAATGGGCTATAATTCGTTTAGTTGGTTATGATCGATCGATCGGTTTTCGAATCAATTACCATCAAACATAAGCATTGGAATGGATTGTACTCGTTCAACGCGGCTATCTGTTACCGATtaactttatgtattttgtgCAATAAGCAATTAACTGATAACTGCATAACAATATAAGTAGCCTTAAGTGCAACAATCTGAAGGAGAAATACTCATCACAGAAAAATACATTGATGATCTCTTGAAAATTTTCACAGAGGAAATTGAAATTTAGTTTTATCACCAATTAACGAATTGTAAGATTAAGAATGGTGATTATTCTAAAAAAGTTGATGCACAACTCTTAGAATTCTTGTTGGTTCGCTTATTTACCTCACCAACACAAGGCTATATATATTGTTCAAAATGTGAGTATGGTATCCGAGGTTCTTAAATGGGCCCAACTAAACTTCATTTTGCAATAGCAAAACTGATTTTAAGATATTTGCTAAGGTACAATAACAATGAACATCAAATATAGATTGAAATAAGAAATGTGTAAGTTCATTCACAATACAAACGGGGGATAGTGAAGTCATCCACATCCATGTCTCAATACCATCTCATTCCTTAATTATTCATTGGTCACATTGCACTTTTtacctcatctcttaactaagagacaacatctgcaaccctccatctcttaatcatctcatcccttaactattcattcaatttcattttttatttttatttccaacaaattcaatttatatttcattgaaatattaaattaatactaataattcataaaatcattaaattaatactaataatatttgggagaagaatattgttttgagatgaagaatgtagagtgtttgagtgagaatagagagtttttt
This window of the Salvia splendens isolate huo1 unplaced genomic scaffold, SspV2 ctg420, whole genome shotgun sequence genome carries:
- the LOC121790137 gene encoding RNA-directed DNA methylation 4-like, encoding MAESSSAPPTADKPVIVRVKRKVSQFALDAFWLEIHERPAKRPLIDFGKLSISDASSSKVEEFKTQKILVRHVETVASSKDTFDVLAIFR